Proteins from a single region of Abyssalbus ytuae:
- a CDS encoding RagB/SusD family nutrient uptake outer membrane protein, with the protein MKKIINLLTISTVAFLFFSCGHEINIPVEGQITGSDVPLNATFINTQVIAAYAMLDGNLDNNNVWRSAPSNWVYGEVTADNAYKGSEAGDQSEITQFETYDGKPINSFVDVKWRAVYEGIARCNIALNAIQVGISGGTLTSQEAAEFTGELRFLRAHYHFEAKKVWGNIPYIDETVTESVSNVGVDAWTKIEEDFQFAIDNLPTEEKRVGGATSWNAKAYLAKAHMYQLDYDAAEPLLDDVITNGPYALNAFFHDNFDADTNNSMESVFAVQYAVNDGSNDSSNGNYGDILNHPHNSPIGAGCCGFFQPSHDLVNAFKTDANGLPLFDTYNNTNINNVDPADTTASGFPDDASFVEYPGNLDPRLDWTVGRKGIPFNGWGDFPGLAWVREPESGGCYVAKKIVYRADQQGSVNTSTGWAATANAINTNIIRFSELLLWRAEIHAANNQLTDAAILVDRVRSRAANPEGWVKNDDGTDAANYVIGLYTDNGGFPDQAYAQEAILFEYRLETALEGHRFFDLVRRGGTLASDVLNTYVSNDGTRSYFVGVSYIDDKKYFPLPQPAIDLSGNILQQNDSY; encoded by the coding sequence ATGAAAAAAATAATTAATTTACTAACAATATCTACCGTAGCATTTTTATTCTTTTCCTGCGGTCATGAAATAAACATACCTGTTGAAGGGCAAATCACAGGATCGGATGTTCCTCTCAATGCTACTTTTATTAATACCCAGGTAATTGCAGCCTATGCAATGTTAGATGGTAATTTAGATAATAATAATGTATGGCGTTCTGCCCCTTCAAACTGGGTTTACGGAGAAGTAACTGCCGATAATGCTTATAAAGGCAGTGAAGCCGGGGACCAATCAGAAATTACTCAGTTTGAAACATATGACGGCAAACCAATTAACTCATTTGTAGATGTAAAATGGAGAGCCGTATACGAAGGTATTGCCAGATGCAATATTGCTTTAAATGCTATCCAGGTAGGTATAAGCGGAGGAACATTAACAAGTCAGGAAGCTGCAGAGTTTACAGGAGAACTTCGCTTTTTAAGAGCCCATTATCATTTTGAAGCAAAAAAAGTATGGGGAAATATTCCGTATATTGACGAAACCGTTACTGAAAGTGTATCGAATGTGGGTGTGGATGCATGGACTAAAATCGAAGAAGACTTCCAATTTGCAATTGATAATCTTCCCACAGAAGAAAAAAGAGTTGGGGGAGCAACATCCTGGAATGCCAAAGCATATCTGGCAAAAGCTCATATGTATCAACTGGATTATGATGCTGCCGAGCCATTGCTGGATGATGTGATAACCAATGGTCCCTATGCATTAAACGCTTTTTTCCATGATAATTTTGATGCCGACACTAATAACAGTATGGAATCAGTTTTTGCTGTACAATATGCTGTGAATGACGGAAGTAACGATAGTAGTAATGGTAATTACGGCGATATTTTAAACCACCCCCATAATAGCCCTATCGGAGCGGGTTGCTGTGGTTTTTTCCAACCATCTCATGATTTGGTGAACGCTTTTAAAACCGACGCAAACGGTTTACCCTTATTTGATACTTATAATAACACTAACATCAACAATGTTGATCCTGCAGATACTACTGCCAGCGGGTTTCCAGATGATGCCTCTTTTGTGGAATATCCCGGAAATTTAGATCCGAGGTTAGACTGGACAGTAGGAAGAAAAGGTATTCCTTTTAATGGATGGGGAGATTTTCCGGGCCTGGCATGGGTAAGAGAACCTGAAAGTGGCGGCTGTTATGTAGCAAAGAAAATAGTTTACAGGGCTGACCAGCAGGGAAGTGTAAATACATCTACCGGGTGGGCAGCAACGGCAAATGCAATTAACACCAATATTATCCGCTTTTCAGAATTGTTACTTTGGAGAGCCGAAATACATGCAGCTAATAATCAGCTTACCGATGCAGCTATTTTAGTAGACAGAGTTCGGTCAAGAGCTGCAAATCCGGAAGGATGGGTTAAAAATGATGATGGTACAGATGCTGCTAATTATGTGATTGGTTTATATACCGACAATGGAGGTTTCCCCGATCAGGCATATGCACAGGAAGCAATCCTTTTTGAATATCGCTTAGAAACCGCTTTAGAAGGACACCGGTTTTTTGACCTGGTAAGAAGAGGCGGAACTTTAGCCAGTGATGTATTAAACACGTATGTATCTAACGATGGCACCCGCTCTTATTTTGTAGGTGTCTCTTATATTGATGATAAAAAATATTTCCCTTTACCCCAACCGGCAATAGATTTGAGTGGAAATATTCTTCAACAAAATGACAGTTATTAA
- a CDS encoding SusC/RagA family TonB-linked outer membrane protein codes for MKISLFRNLLFLGAFLFSGFSIAQEVAGTVSDANGPLPGANVIVQGTNNGTTTDFDGKYTLTGIDPNAILIFSYLGFITQEIPVNGRSTINVTLNEDSTELSEVVITGYSQQETRDITGSVSVVKAEDLVATTPTNVESALQGQSPGVTVGLQGGPGQTAVVRIRGYGTINGNDPLYIIDGTPTGAGLAAINPNDIETIQILKDASSAAIYGNRAANGVIIITTKSGKRNNKVQFSADAYVGVDFIPNSVFPEFATPQQIAQSIWDAAENDGTGIPDHPQFGNGSSPVIPVYIFPQGASTADESLYDYENNRITRANPNGTDWFDEYFNPAITQQYNVSASGGSEHSNFYMSLSALNQDGTGLYTGFERYTLRANSAFDVTEKFRLGENITVSYSDQIIPPGVDVNNGTISSLYRMHPLIPVKDVGGNYAGVGVGGLGNANNALAIAYRNKDNSIINIRALGNVFAEYDVFEDLTFKTTLGFDLNAENVSDFTPRQLEGEAPVTAITLAETNRMTTSYTWFNTLNYSKDFGDHSLGLLAGTEFNKFKFKQSLAAGDDFLFDNLLNLRYLNISPGSLPSSGAANINTYFSAFGKVDYKFKDTYLLSATFRHDSSSLFGPGNRDGFFPSFSAGWRVSNEPFMENQEVISNLMLKVGYGIVGNNGSINPWDRADVYTANPDYFSYPTSNTASAIGYGLQSRGNPDLTWETTSTLNMGFTSRWFNKVTFDFEWYTSTTEDMLINVPYDPTVYGNTNIIRENIGEMNNKGFDAALSYNDITSGDFSYNIGINVSAYKNEVVTIDPGNEGRFIQGDRVRDQLPNRTQAGQPLASFYGKKFTGIGPDGRMQFANDGEQQFIGNPHPDFTYGLTFSGDYKGFDFSLLIQGSQGNDIYNFMKFFTDFNTFVGAKSVNYVNENGLPALTNDAGIIADESAQSSYYVEDGSYARLKNIVIGYSLPEGISSKLGVEKIRFYLQGKNLLTLTDYSGLDPEINLRNVPVDNLSEANPNNPNLTIGLDSGVYPIDRSVILGLNVSF; via the coding sequence ATGAAAATCAGTTTGTTTAGAAACTTACTGTTTCTTGGTGCATTCCTATTTTCCGGATTTTCTATTGCCCAAGAAGTAGCAGGAACTGTTTCTGATGCCAACGGACCTCTTCCCGGAGCCAATGTAATAGTACAGGGAACCAATAATGGTACTACTACAGATTTTGACGGCAAATACACCTTAACTGGCATAGATCCAAATGCCATTTTAATTTTTAGCTATTTGGGATTTATTACCCAGGAAATTCCTGTAAATGGGAGATCAACAATCAACGTAACGCTTAATGAAGACTCTACAGAATTAAGTGAAGTCGTTATTACAGGATACTCTCAGCAAGAAACAAGAGATATTACCGGATCCGTATCCGTAGTAAAAGCAGAGGATCTGGTTGCTACCACTCCTACAAATGTGGAATCTGCCCTGCAGGGTCAATCACCCGGTGTAACTGTAGGTTTACAAGGAGGCCCGGGTCAAACAGCGGTTGTGAGAATTAGGGGATATGGTACAATTAACGGAAACGACCCTTTGTATATAATTGATGGTACTCCCACTGGTGCCGGCCTCGCAGCTATCAACCCAAATGATATTGAAACCATCCAGATATTAAAGGATGCTTCATCAGCAGCTATTTATGGAAACAGGGCCGCTAATGGTGTAATTATCATAACGACTAAGAGTGGGAAAAGAAATAACAAAGTTCAATTCTCGGCAGATGCCTATGTAGGAGTAGATTTTATACCCAACTCTGTTTTTCCTGAATTTGCCACCCCTCAGCAAATAGCACAATCTATTTGGGATGCTGCAGAAAATGACGGAACAGGCATACCGGATCATCCCCAATTTGGAAACGGTTCTTCCCCTGTAATTCCGGTTTATATTTTCCCGCAAGGAGCCAGCACTGCTGATGAAAGCTTATACGATTATGAAAATAACAGGATTACAAGGGCAAACCCGAACGGAACTGACTGGTTTGATGAGTATTTTAACCCTGCAATAACACAACAATACAATGTAAGCGCCTCAGGAGGGTCGGAACATTCAAATTTTTATATGTCACTAAGTGCTTTGAACCAAGATGGCACAGGATTGTATACCGGTTTTGAAAGATATACACTCAGGGCTAACTCCGCTTTTGATGTAACAGAAAAATTCAGATTAGGTGAAAATATCACCGTATCCTATTCAGATCAAATAATCCCTCCCGGGGTTGATGTTAACAATGGTACTATTTCTTCTTTATACCGGATGCACCCGTTAATTCCGGTTAAGGATGTTGGAGGCAATTACGCCGGTGTAGGTGTAGGTGGTTTAGGAAATGCCAATAATGCTTTGGCTATTGCCTACCGGAATAAAGACAATAGTATAATTAACATAAGAGCTTTAGGAAATGTTTTTGCGGAATATGATGTCTTTGAAGATTTAACTTTTAAAACCACTTTAGGATTTGACTTAAATGCTGAAAACGTTTCAGATTTTACGCCCCGTCAACTAGAAGGCGAAGCACCCGTAACCGCTATAACATTGGCTGAAACCAACAGGATGACAACCTCCTACACATGGTTTAACACTTTAAACTACAGTAAAGATTTTGGCGACCATTCATTAGGCCTTCTGGCAGGTACTGAATTTAATAAATTTAAATTCAAACAGTCTTTAGCAGCCGGTGATGACTTTCTATTTGACAATCTTCTCAATTTAAGATATTTAAATATTAGTCCGGGAAGTTTACCCTCTAGCGGTGCGGCTAATATTAACACTTATTTTTCAGCTTTTGGTAAAGTAGATTATAAATTTAAAGACACTTACTTATTAAGTGCCACTTTTCGTCATGACAGCTCTTCTCTTTTCGGACCTGGAAACAGAGATGGCTTCTTCCCCTCATTTAGTGCGGGTTGGAGAGTGTCAAATGAGCCTTTTATGGAAAATCAGGAAGTGATTTCTAATTTAATGCTAAAAGTAGGATATGGAATTGTAGGTAACAACGGATCCATAAACCCATGGGACAGGGCTGATGTGTATACGGCAAATCCAGATTATTTTTCCTACCCTACCAGCAATACAGCTTCAGCAATTGGCTATGGCTTACAATCAAGAGGAAACCCGGACTTAACCTGGGAAACAACTTCTACTTTAAATATGGGGTTTACGTCCCGATGGTTTAACAAAGTCACTTTTGATTTTGAATGGTACACATCAACCACAGAAGATATGCTCATTAATGTACCTTACGATCCTACCGTATACGGAAACACAAATATTATTCGTGAAAATATAGGAGAAATGAATAATAAGGGATTTGATGCTGCTCTGTCATATAATGATATTACATCGGGAGATTTTAGCTATAACATTGGTATTAATGTTTCTGCATACAAAAATGAAGTAGTGACTATAGATCCCGGAAATGAAGGTCGGTTTATTCAAGGTGACAGAGTAAGAGATCAATTACCCAACAGAACACAAGCCGGACAGCCTTTGGCTTCTTTTTACGGGAAAAAATTCACCGGAATTGGACCCGATGGAAGAATGCAGTTTGCTAATGACGGAGAACAACAATTCATTGGAAATCCTCACCCCGACTTTACTTATGGTCTTACTTTTAGCGGTGATTATAAAGGTTTTGACTTTTCCTTACTAATTCAGGGGTCTCAGGGAAATGACATTTATAACTTTATGAAATTCTTTACAGACTTTAACACCTTTGTGGGTGCAAAAAGCGTAAACTACGTAAATGAAAACGGCCTTCCGGCATTAACTAACGATGCTGGGATAATTGCCGATGAATCAGCTCAGTCCTCATATTATGTAGAAGATGGTTCATATGCGAGACTAAAAAATATAGTTATCGGATATTCCCTCCCTGAAGGGATTTCCAGTAAACTGGGAGTAGAAAAAATAAGATTTTACCTGCAAGGAAAAAACCTGTTAACTCTCACAGACTATTCAGGCTTAGATCCTGAAATAAATTTAAGAAACGTACCTGTGGACAATCTTAGCGAAGCAAATCCGAACAATCCCAATTTAACCATTGGGTTAGATAGTGGCGTGTATCCAATAGACAGATCAGTCATTTTAGGTTTAAACGTATCATTCTAA